ttcattatttaattaataaaatataaattgtcttattaaatagaaaaaaaaagaaaacaaaaattatttacttaattatcGATAATTAACCGGAACACTTTAGGCGTCATAAATCCGCacatattatttatgtaattaatgaattaattaataattatttagtgtAAATGCAATTCTAGTAACGATAAATATTCAgtctaattaaatatattaatttttatgcccgttagttatatattttttttaaatttctccaGAGGTTGAGATAAGaagagaatttttaaaaatttaatatttaaagttattaattagtagtaattaaaaataattataaaccttttttatttacaagtttttttatttcattatatttttttcaaattttcatctgacagatatttgagtttagttttaaaaaacgtAACAATTTACGTTattgtaacaattaaaattattaacattagTAATTAAAAGCACTCGTACTCGaatagatatttataattatcgtttttttaaaaattattttcaacaattaaaaacatactgaggaaaataaataaactgcaattaaaataataataattaataaacgttctcataattattgtattctctctccctctctcgctctgttaaaaaaatgtgtcacaatattaatatatttattaatttataatttatatattatttaataataaatacgcATTAAAAGTCTACATTAATAATAACCAACATGAAAATTCATAATGGATATTTACAAATTCCATACGATCGCTTCCAAATCGCTTGTTAGCAAGGCAACTTttgagcaataaattttttattttttaattatttaatcattctcacctaattctattattttaaaatatcaattaatacATTACAAGGTTCATAaggtcaacaaaaaaaataaaatcacattCTGCTGtcaaacaaatcattttactCCCGTTTACGTGAAATAGTATTTTACACTAcaagggaagtaaagtaagaaatgtctcagatcacatgtaattgttggccgaggcgaagccgaggtcaacaaacatgtgatctgaggctttcttatttacttcccgaggagtgtatactatttttctcctcgacggaggcgggaagcggcaacttcgttttgcacagcgggacgaaagttgacgctttccgcccggaggtgagaaaaaaatttttttggttttggttgataaacatttttaaagtgaaaattaaaaaaaattacacacgTACACATGATCTTGTACCttaattagtttataaattttaaaaattaaaaaacggtTTGGAAGGGACcggaatcatttttatttttattcttcaaacttacTAACGGTTCTAAATGTTTGTTAAAAGTTGTCTTAAACTACAGTCTTTGTCTATTAGCTGTCATTtgtgtatttaaaataataaaatataattttaaataaaatttatgatactgaagttagccgacgtctaataatttttgaatttttttaaaaacactaaattacaaaaaaaacctttgaaaaaattgcacctgtagtttttttaattttctacatgcgcatttttttttttgtaattgatttgttgaaaaaaaaattcgaaaattgttaattgtctgctaagcttcacactcattaaaatttaatatttttttgtctataAATTTCCGGCGcgaatacttaaaatttaaatatttataaatcactCAAGCCTCAGtcgaaatttaatataaataaaataaataataatactaattattttattatttagaaataaatacaaacgtcattaataaaCCGATTCAAACACacgtataataaataattaatatgcgCCGGCATTCAAAAATCAcccaaattatttatcattatttaaattacactcGTCAGtcattattttaacaattacaAATTCAttcattgtttataaattcaCCAACTAAttacatcaattaattttttttgtcatttaataattattatatttatttatttaaaaaaaaattattaatgggTATTTTGACATTGCAGACAAACGCTCACTTCTGTAGTTCTCAGAcgacaattaacaattacaTTCAACCGATTCATACTCACATATTTTTCATCATCCCATCAGTCGGCCCACTAATGAATCTTCACCACCATGAAAGAATACACcattcagataaaaaaaaaattaataaaactctgttgacttttatttatttgagtaaataataaaacaatccaagcaaaatttgtaaatttaatttgctaaaattttaaataaaattttataaatttatagtacagaatttatttattaaagccGTTGATCACTTGGTCAagtgtttaattttatagtcttttaaaataaaaaaaaaaaaaaataatgattctgAAATCAActgacatctaatttttggatttgtttttaaatgacaagatataaaaaaaaattatttttaaaaaattgcacttgtagttttttaaattttatgcatatgcatttttttagtttttttttttaaattgatttgttgataaaaaaaatccaaaaattgctGATTGTCTTCTGACTTCAAgatcacaaaaaataaaaaaaaatattcaaattaatttttttttaaaagctcaaaTCTCTTGACGCATTCCCTGAAAAAAGACACAAACATCACAACACACAATCacgtctaataattatttttatttgtcaattaattactcataaagaatattaatattaataataatagtaataataataataataatagtaataataatagtaataataagtGATTTTAATgtgaataataattgtaatgcaATACAAcgattttaatatcttttaaattgtttattaatattatcagttaattaattacttaataaatcGCTCATTTTCTATCTCGCGTCagttaaaactttatttcaattatttactaataatGTAAAAGGTGAAAAtgctctattttatttattattttttattttattttattattttacttccatactttttattattttttttttatctatcaaAGTCGCTAGTAATAGAAATCGTGATTCATTTATTGAACAATCCGTGGACATGGTCCTCtaagtttaatatatttatatttttatatatatatatatttatatatgtatatttatatttacttttgaatgtttGCAATGTGATTTATATTGttgctaaataaaattttaataatttcgagtgtgaaataatgaaagtaaataaaaaaaaataaatcgtcATCACTCACTGGATGTTTCACTTTCAAACCATTCAACTAAAGTACACTGCACAcaatatattaaattgaaatatatatatatttaaaaatcgttCACACAACAACCAATCAATATATCCAATCGTTATCttctttgtaataaaatttataataaaaattgttgataatgACTTTgcttaatttaattgttattttattattttttttgttttcttggttttaaattatcaattaaacaCACCTGCGCATCAGTGTAAAATATTcatacatttaataatttatagagtACACGCTAAGTACCTAACACAATTAAGATTACAAACacgatttatttttgttattatttggGGTAGccgcaatttaattaatgcatCCTCcatttcatattatttatttttaataatcgttATTATTCGTTTACTAGCAAGGGAAATAgagcaaataataattattttttaatattaatcattaaaaatttttcaaattgatgagaaaaaaaattcaagttcattatcaaaaaattctttatatgATCCCGATGTTTTGAGCCcacaaattaaaaagtatatatacagaaaaaaacgattttgtGACACAAGAAATATATTGcacacaaaataaaaaaaaaaatatttttgagattagaaaaaatttcttgttacaataaattttttttttgcttcaagaaaatgttcgttttcaatttataattccaaaaattttttgcgtcaagaaatcttttttttctgtgtaaggTTTAAGACCTAGTACTCGATTACTTCatgtactagttccctgatcgggtactaggtctcttcttttttttatttttcgtcagagacccagtacctgatcagggaactagtacccaatCACTCATgcatttgtatatttatatttactatatatttataaaactataaatatacaaatgtataaagtgatcgagtactagttttCTGATCGGGTATTAGGTCTTTaactttatatacatatatatttaaacaatcTATTTTCCAAGCATGTATACGACGATTATTAAAAGTTCTCATTAATAAAACAACTACAGCTAAACgcaataataatcaatagaCTTTAGTTCAATCGCGATAGTtgacatttgtttttttttttttttttaattaattgttagcCTTAGGTGATATTACGATACACTCACAAACTGACAATCATGTAAACTACTAAATCTATATaccattattataatatatataatcaataactcaccctctgataataataatagttattatgtaatattaatattttattagtctcattaattaatatttaaatcagtAACCatcattaatcaataaatcaatcaTCTTCCTACACACATTTCACAATAGAAAGATTTCTACGTGACgtacttagtttttttttttttttatttctcatcaCATTTCATCATCGACATACctcgtatttaaatattaaaacacaCTGCAAGTTGCAAGCAATCAGTTAATCCAAGCACATTTACGCGTTTTCTAATACATTATAAGACTTtaatacataattaattttttttttaattcatttttaatataatcgACTCTTCCGTCCGCTGATTTACATTCACattcatttaaaaacatttttatttacgttactttttattttattcgctCAAGTTTTGTATCGTCTCGATCCATACTTAAtattatcgttaaaaaaaatttcttttttttttttatgtattaacttgatcattatcattattataatcaatTCTGTCTTTCGTTTCGTgtacttaaattataactaattgtgatttttttgttatctgattaattaactttatttttataaatttaattcggCAAAACCTCGTATATATTGACGTCccgtaatttataatattgtatataattaattattttaattcaattacgGCAAAGGTatgttgacattttttttaaatttgcgaATTATTAAAGGCTAGATACAAAATGTGCAAACAGTttgtttgttaaaaaaataaaaaaaatgatatttattaatttatagagCTCATCAAAGATATGTTGAcaaaattaatgtttaaaatttttttttaaacatttcagtgaaagaaaaaaaaataataattgtaagaatcataaataaaaaattttaaatgaatttgataaaaaaaagaaaattaagaaaatgaaaaacaatcgattatttatatttttttgtacctTTGCTATTATTCGATGCCAATGTTTCGGGACTGAGGGAACGCGCCCGTCTTTTACGAGTAGACTCAGAGTCCCGACTGAATTTACTCGTACTTAAGAAATGTATTCGTTTTACCATCACGTTGACCTGGATGATTTTGCCATGTGCCTTGGGAGCCGTTTGGATTGTTGGGACCACCAGGTCCACCGGTACCTGGATTACCAGTATTGCCATCACCGCCACCGCCCTGATTCATCCAATTAAGAAATCCCGAGTTACCGCTATTGCCTAGACTATTGTTACCAGATGGCGGCTGTCCAGGTGGTCCAGGTTGGTTTGAGTATCCTTGATCATTTCCTTGGCTCTGTAGATTACCAATAAGACCCCATGAGGCTTGATTTATCGCCGCTGCAACTAGAGCCGGATTGACAGGCAGTGCGGAGAGGTTTAAGCCACCCATTGTCAAAGGGTTTGACATACCTCCACCGCCACCTCCATTATTTTGTCCAGTGATTCCCAAAGCTTGTAGATTAGGCATATCCAAATTACCTCTATTACCAGGATTATTCCATCCATTCGGGCCCATGTTGTTACCAGAGTGACCCATGTAACGATTCCCTTGGTAGTTTCCCTGCATGTTGTTGTCTATCGGACCGCCCATACCACGTCCGCGCATATTTGAGTTTATCTGATTGTTAAAGTTACGATTGTTGCCCTCGGACTTTGGCGCTGCGTTGGAAACGTGAACCGAGACACCTTTTATTATGTGATCCTCACCGCACAGTGACTGGGCCACCTCAGGATCTAGGAAGGTAACAAATGAGAATGCACGAAACGGCTTTGGAATGAACACGTCCGTAACTTCGccgaattttgaaaagtagTCACGTAGATCGTCGGCTGTTAAATCTTCAGTACAGCGGCCCACGAATACCTTGCACGGTACTTGTTGAATCATTCCCTCCTACACACAAACGCACAATCAATCAAACTTTTTTACGAACTTTATTACTcgtgatttattttaatacttgtccagttgttattattattctaattatatataataaaaatgtatcaaaattttatttcatctcattaattttatgcttaattactttatttttacactgacaagtattaaatttatctgcctaaaatactattttttttgtatctgtacaaaaatcaataaaatacatGACCCGTAAAATTTATCAGTGGCATAAATATATGCaatacattattataattttgtttataatttttaattattaaaaaattaataataatgaatgttGTAACAACATTTTAGAAATACataaacataattaattattaataataaatcttaaaaatataCCATTAAAATCTATCagtttacaataattatttttatataaatatatataaacaagtTTCACAGGCaaggatatatattttataagataCATATCAATTAATGACTAATCTtatgtacaaaaaataaaaaaatttgaaactggtacatatttatatatcgcacgtatattttaaattattaaagtaacaatttaacaaaatcatattctttgatcgtaagaataaattattatttttatgtaaaaaattggcGACGTCAGTTAATAGTTAAGAGCAAACGTCTACATATTTATTGTATATCTTatatgcacatatatataattcatttatataaaatttctgtACGCGTTTACAATAGATTTCATATTGTATAATTAATGAGTAATCTAAACAgtcaagtatttaaaattaaaaaaaaaatgacatgtCAAGAatgattgaaataattattctaaatattataattaattaagttaattaacattaaacaTTTGCACTATGTATTTATATCTAATGAATCAATCATCAATATCTCGAGCTTTCAGATGCATGATGATCTCTCGCTGGTCGATGCTTATAGTAACGGTCGtaataattttccttattGGGATATCTTCCGGAGTCGGCGTATCTTCCTCCGTCTACTCTACCGTCCATGTATCTGTTATCTCCATCACGTCCTTCGTACCTTATATCGTCATCGGCAATACCACCAGGTCCAACACCACCAGTACCAGCGCCACCAGTACCACCACGAACTTCCGAATATCGTCTGTCAGTGGGTTCTCTACCGTCAATGGGATATCTGCAGTCAATAGCAGAGTCCCCTCGTCCGtcagtaatatttcttatgtcATGCCGTCCATCTGAGTAACGTAAGTCCTGACGAGCACCGTCAGGAATGTAACGACCGTCTGCTGAGTCATAGTAACCCCTGTCATATCCACCAGCGTATCCATAACGTGATTTATCAGCGTAATCGTTGATATCAGGCCCACCAGGATACGTTGGTGGACGTCCATCGTAGCCTGGATACCTGGAGTAATCGGTCTCATGGGGGTAATTTGTACCAGGTGGTGGTGGCGCTTGGGATGGGGCGTGAGACGACATATAACCGCCTCCACCACCGCGTGAATCGTAAGAACCTTCTTCGTAACCCGGATAAGCTGGTTTATCGTAATTTCCGTAACCCGGATGACCTGGTTGCTGTGCCGCTGGTTGATGCGACGGCATCGACTGCTGCTGATGCTGGGACTGATGATGATCGTACTTGAATTTATTGTTTTCGTCGTATGGATAATTTGGTGGATACGAGGGGTAGTGAGTTGTTTTGTAATCATAATCTTGATCGTAACGCGGTGATGGATCGGAGTTTGCATTCATATACTGTTTGACCACTGGCAGACGCCGGCTACTTGGCGTGTGAACCGGTATCGGACGGTAATATTCATTGTGTTTACCCGTATCAAACTGTCGGGCCAGTATTAAGCCATCAATATTCTGTAACCAGACACACCATCCCTCgacaatagtttttttttttggtttatttttataattaagtacggttttatttatttagtttttataatgcacgactttactttttttttttctttttttttcaagaaagttgagataaaaattaatcagtttatttatttgaaaaaacaataaaattaaacatgatcatatttgaaatttaaatgcattctaattaaaaaaaatctcaactgtctcaaaaaaatggtttttaaaaaatatattttttaaaaatgtcataCAGAACTTGTAAATATACAAGTATCATTCTCGAATACACCCAGCACACATACAACCGTACGTTCAACTCTCGCTAACACTCAAGTCGTCGATCAGTCGCACCCACACACTCGTACCCTGACAGTTAAACGTCTCTTGGAGTTTTCtaaataaagataattttaaagaaagtatatttatatatattccctCCTGCTGGCTGGAAAGTTACGAGCAggataaacatatatatagtacagatatatatatcatgACAGCGGGCGGCAATCaagtaaatcaaataaaatatcaacacacgtttttatcattcaactttatcattattactatAGTTATTGTCATCGCGACTATTATATACGATACGTTATTGATACGAGTAACATTTAAAGTCTCTGCTATTAATTCTTTCCACACTCTGTAGGCACacggatttttaaaaaattattttcagagttatatttttacttatcgtCAGCTttgcaacatttttttaaaaataaaatttaaacacacactaaaaaaaattacaatgaaataaatttaaatgaaaaatagtaaaatactTGAGgaaatttatgtttatataaaaCGAGTATTACATGAAAGTTTGCACACGCATTCTTTTCtcttttgacaattttttaaaattaaaatcaagaGAGCAGCATACTGGTAGACATGCAatagtataataattaattcctttttattttatcgtaaaTAATAAGTCAAAATacccaaaaataataaatcataaacGCGAATGTCTGCAATtggaattcaataaaaaataaatatcactcattggttacaaataattactcagggatttaaaattcgcgcttttttgtAGCATTCAAAATCgacaattacaaataaataaatattttaaattcattgacgaataaaataaataatattcactCGTATACCGGAGCCACACGATCAATTACCAGTATCCATACAAACTCCTCATCACCAGCATCATCATCAGCAACATCAACAACATCAGCATCATTACTCATGTACGCTCGCTCTTAACATCATTGTCGCCTTAATTTCTCTCTCATATCAGATTCCATCTCTCTCCTCCATATCACCATCGCATTCATCTATTTACACCATTACGTTCGCACtcgatacataaaaaataataccgaCTCACTCTTTCGTGAGATACTGATCgcttttttcatttgtttaccaaattattaaatttatattttccatcATACCTGCGCCAAAAGTTTACATTCCTGCCCTGTTTATAAGGGACAAAGTTTCTCTTTTCCATTATGagaaaatgaattataaaaattagcgcatgcgccACTTTTCCTATGAAAAGAggcagaaattttaatttccaggTGCAGATCTTTGCACACCACGGAAGGTAGGAGTCCCAATCCGCGTGTTTGTCACCCCCGTCTTCGGCAATTacaccaaaaaaaagtatgagtgtgaatgtagcagacatcagacaaatttaaaattataaataaatagagtaaataatttaaaaaataaaattaaaaaaaaatgcgcatttaaaaaattttgaaattaataagtgcatttttataaatattattttcttaattatttactctgttcatttagttttaaatctgtctaatgtctgctacattcactttcataaaaattattttgagtcaagaaaatattttagaagcAACCGTTTTCGGGAATCAAGTCACGATTTTTTGGAGCCAAGAGAAATTCCTGCTTTATCTGAGGGAATTTaagtttccaaaaaaattttattgaatcaagaatatttactttcagtcgagaatttttttttgttgtatacACGCGGCTTGGAATGTCCTACTTCCCTCACTAGATGCGTAATATACtagttatttaaatcaataaaaatttttaaaaaatataaaataatagcgATCAGAATCTCGTACATATTTATtggtattaattaaaaatatatgtcttaCTTATAACACCATTGATGACtgatgtttaataaatttaaaaaaatgatctcTTTGATTAAGACTGAATAAactaatttgaaatatatatcacGTGCTTACCTTGCTGTTGGGAACTTTAACGTCACACCATCTGCCATCAATCATGTGCCGCTGAGCAAGACACCGTAATTGTGATTCATAACTTCCAAATCTTATAAATCCAAATCCTTTACTTTGACCTGATTTGGGATCTTTTTTCACCtgattaaattatgataacaatattattattattattactaatgaTTTATGCAACAGCtcaatttacataaaataataatgaattaaatgcaaatgaataataaatcatcACTAAATTGAAACATAAGTTTTGGttgaaacatttaaatattgtaaCTGCAATAACTCACCTGGGCCATCAAAACCTCGCCAAATGTCTCAAAGTATTCGCGCAAATTTTGCTCCGTTGTTTTCCACGGCAGTCCAAGTACAATAAGGTCAGTGCATCGTAATTTAGTCTCCATTCTCTTGGTCTTAGCGGTTGAATTTTCCAAATTGTCATCTGATTTACGTTTATTTTCTGTAATttcataattcattttttaaaatcatccGACTCGTTTTTCCCActcatcaattattatttaatatcaatattttaaaataattaattgtcattTAAATGACAGGGagttgtttaatattttatcatttttataaattaccaataaagtttttaatttattaacaggaggtaaaaactaattaacatttttcagtgataatttaaaaaataaatgattgagtttcacgataaaataaaaataaaaactgatcTATTATAAATAACTTGGAAAATGTTGGTATTTTTACGAGCACGTTCActatgaatataaattaaccagtatatatatatttatatatacacagtaacaataataataataataataataaacgtgGAATGGCGTAGTAGAATCTCACATATATACAGTAtgaatatatacaaatatacagagaataataaaaagtgatactaaaaatataaaatatgaattagatAATGTGTGTAATATCTGGTGATATACCTTTTGGAAATACGCAGAAATAGACAGCTTTGCCCCAGCCATTTTCCGGCGCATGGAGACGACCATCAACGAGACGCACACCCCGCATTGTACGTGACTCCGGATTGCGGTATTTGAGTCCGCACGTACCGGGAAATTGAGCCGACAGAGTAGTTAACAACAACGTCGAATCATCCTCAGTCGGGAGTTCTATCGGTTCTTCGCCCTCGTCTTCGGCGACCTGGATGTATGATGACATTTTGGTTTTACGATTTTCTGACTAGGCTAGTGTTGTAGTTTGACTTTAAGAATAGAGGGCAGACAGCAGTCAGTAATCCCAGCTATCAGAGTTCACCAAGCGTCCAAATgtcttttttctttattattttttattcttctttcAAAACTTCCTATCTCTTTCTCTCTTCGTAAGCTCCCGTTCTCGTTTACTTgcaacaaatatttttctctctcaCACTCTCGTTCTTTCTCGCTCACTCTGGTGTATACTTTCTCgtacacactttttttttacgttctCGCTGCTGGCCCTCTCTTCGCTCGCTCAGGTGaccttattatttttaggacCGACCAATAGTCTTATTATTATGTAAGGATGATTTATactttgatataaatattaaatctattgtttaaaatatttaattaattatcgttcAGCATAACAACACACACACGCTCGGACATCGGACAACTCGCAAACAACTCTCGCAATCACGCAACAAAACACCGCACCTCTTTCTCTCGCGCTTACGTTGTGTGCAGTGAGTTGTACATCGAGAACGATCAGTCGAATACAAAATGTCGAGGGGGAGGTAGTGTGCTGCTGTTGTACTCACCAAGAAGAGGAAGGAGGTCGATAACGGAAAACGGATGTCACTAGCGACGTTAACTTGTGACAGCGCGATTTTAAAATGCGCGCGCATTCCCGCGCTTTACtaccgaaaatttaaattactaataaccTTTAAATTACAAcgtatgatatatattttgtttaaaattaatttattgataaatttt
This genomic interval from Microplitis mediator isolate UGA2020A chromosome 2, iyMicMedi2.1, whole genome shotgun sequence contains the following:
- the LOC130663888 gene encoding TAR DNA-binding protein 43 isoform X2, whose translation is MSSYIQVAEDEGEEPIELPTEDDSTLLLTTLSAQFPGTCGLKYRNPESRTMRGVRLVDGRLHAPENGWGKAVYFCVFPKENKRKSDDNLENSTAKTKRMETKLRCTDLIVLGLPWKTTEQNLREYFETFGEVLMAQVKKDPKSGQSKGFGFIRFGSYESQLRCLAQRHMIDGRWCDVKVPNSKEGMIQQVPCKVFVGRCTEDLTADDLRDYFSKFGEVTDVFIPKPFRAFSFVTFLDPEVAQSLCGEDHIIKGVSVHVSNAAPKSEGNNRNFNNQINSNMRGRGMGGPIDNNMQGNYQGNRYMGHSGNNMGPNGWNNPGNRGNLDMPNLQALGITGQNNGGGGGGMSNPLTMGGLNLSALPVNPALVAAAINQASWGLIGNLQSQGNDQGYSNQPGPPGQPPSGNNSLGNSGNSGFLNWMNQGGGGDGNTGNPGTGGPGGPNNPNGSQGTWQNHPGQRDGKTNTFLKYE
- the LOC130663888 gene encoding TAR DNA-binding protein 43 isoform X3, with protein sequence MSSYIQVAEDEGEEPIELPTEDDSTLLLTTLSAQFPGTCGLKYRNPESRTMRGVRLVDGRLHAPENGWGKAVYFCVFPKENKRKSDDNLENSTAKTKRMETKLRCTDLIVLGLPWKTTEQNLREYFETFGEVLMAQVKKDPKSGQSKGFGFIRFGSYESQLRCLAQRHMIDGRWCDVKVPNSKEGMIQQVPCKVFVGRCTEDLTADDLRDYFSKFGEVTDVFIPKPFRAFSFVTFLDPEVAQSLCGEDHIIKGVSVHVSNAAPKSEGNNRNFNNQINSNMRGRGMGGPIDNNMQGNYQGNRYMGHSGNNMGPNGWNNPGNRGMSNPLTMGGLNLSALPVNPALVAAAINQASWGLIGNLQSQGNDQGYSNQPGPPGQPPSGNNSLGNSGNSGFLNWMNQGGGGDGNTGNPGTGGPGGPNNPNGSQGTWQNHPGQRDGKTNTFLKYE
- the LOC130663888 gene encoding uncharacterized protein LOC130663888 isoform X1 — its product is MSSYIQVAEDEGEEPIELPTEDDSTLLLTTLSAQFPGTCGLKYRNPESRTMRGVRLVDGRLHAPENGWGKAVYFCVFPKENKRKSDDNLENSTAKTKRMETKLRCTDLIVLGLPWKTTEQNLREYFETFGEVLMAQVKKDPKSGQSKGFGFIRFGSYESQLRCLAQRHMIDGRWCDVKVPNSKNIDGLILARQFDTGKHNEYYRPIPVHTPSSRRLPVVKQYMNANSDPSPRYDQDYDYKTTHYPSYPPNYPYDENNKFKYDHHQSQHQQQSMPSHQPAAQQPGHPGYGNYDKPAYPGYEEGSYDSRGGGGGYMSSHAPSQAPPPPGTNYPHETDYSRYPGYDGRPPTYPGGPDINDYADKSRYGYAGGYDRGYYDSADGRYIPDGARQDLRYSDGRHDIRNITDGRGDSAIDCRYPIDGREPTDRRYSEVRGGTGGAGTGGVGPGGIADDDIRYEGRDGDNRYMDGRVDGGRYADSGRYPNKENYYDRYYKHRPARDHHASESSRY